The Brachyhypopomus gauderio isolate BG-103 chromosome 7, BGAUD_0.2, whole genome shotgun sequence genome has a window encoding:
- the LOC143519341 gene encoding thiosulfate:glutathione sulfurtransferase, giving the protein MTLFPLLRRISLAAAFKPVYYEGIAVARGLRTSAVKFSEDPSNHDSVVTYKQLKTMLASHSVQLIDVRNPDEFQAGRIPNSVNIPLGQLEESLKLSPELFEESFKVKAPKKEDNDIVLHCQRGRRSLTALGIAQRLGFIRARHYAGGYSEWAEKEKQ; this is encoded by the exons ATGACGCTCTTTCCACTTTTACGTCGTATTAGTCTTGCCGCTGCATTTAAACCGGTTTACTATGAGGGAATAGCAGTTGCCCGTGGGTTAAGGACATCTGCTGTCAAGTTCAGCGAAGATCCATCCAATCACG ATTCAGTCGTGACATATAAACAGCTGAAGACCATGCTGGCCAGTCACAGTGTCCAGTTGATTGACGTTCGAAATCCAGACGAATTCCAGGCAGGCCGCATTCCTAATTCCGTCAACATTCCAT TGGGTCAGTTAGAGGAGTCTCTGAAGCTCTCCCCAGAGCTCTTTGAAGAAAGTTTTAAAGTAAAAGCCCCCAAAAAGGAAGATAACGACATTGTATTACACTGTCAAAGAGGTCGAAGGAGCCTCACTGCCCTCGGAATTGCCCAGCGTCTTGGATTCATCAG AGCACGTCACTATGCAGGAGGATACTCCGAATGGGCTGAGAAAGAGAAGCAATAA
- the drd3 gene encoding D(3) dopamine receptor isoform X1 — translation MRSSSSLQKHNRSLPHMAMFHSGEWLWNDSEQSFSTGTNSSLAPDLHEGLLNYYAMLYSLLILAIVFGNVLVCLAVVRERSLQTTTNYLVVSLAVSDLLVASLVMPWAVYLEVVGGAWLFSRLYCNIFVTLDVMMCTASILNLCAISIDRYTAVVMPVLYNTTHTSRKRVSVMIATVWILAFAVSCPLLFGFNTTDDPLVCSISNPDFVIYSSVVSFYLPFIVTLLVYIRIYVFLRRRRKRITFRQASGQAQAAQPPAETCLQEETHKERHDLSPIQLNVVNESSEKVLRPKLLPGCLHRKRLRTVPAKNSLLPPVDIQNYCSISHASFARTEQEPNQEDEEGQEEGQVAMRSCEVKESSNGRTHTTLQPLPRGPPRSTQARHRTMHSREKKATQTLAIVLGVFLICWLPFFVTHILNTHCRKCYIPPELYSAFTWLGYVNSALNPVIYTTFNIEFRRAFIRILTC, via the exons ATGCGTTCCAGTTCTTCGCTGCAGAAACATAACAG GTCTCTCCCACACATGGCAATGTTTCACAGTGGTGAATGGTTGTGGAATGATTCAGAGCAGTCATTCAGCACAGGGACAAACTCCAGCCTGGCTCCAGACCTCCACGAGGGCCTGTTGAACTACTATGCCATGCTCTATTCACTGCTCATCTTGGCCATTGTATTCGGCAATGTTCTCGTATGCCTGGCAGTGGTCCGAGAGAGGTCTCTCCAGACTACCACTAACTACCTTGTGGTGAGTCTGGCAGTGTCGGATCTGCTAGTGGCTTCTCTCGTCATGCCTTGGGCTGTCTACTTGGAG GTGGTTGGGGGTGCCTGGCTGTTCAGTCGTCTGTACTGCAACATCTTTGTGACTCTTGATGTGATGATGTGTACTGCCAGCATCCTTAACCTGTGCGCCATCAGCATTGACAG GTACACAGCCGTGGTAATGCCTGTCTTGTACAACACTACTCACACTTCTCGTAAAAGGGTGTCCGTCATGATTGCTACTGTATGGATTCTGGCCTTTGCTGTCTCCTGCCCCCTACTGTTTGGTTTCAATACTACAG ATGACCCACTGGTGTGCTCCATATCAAACCCGGATTTTGTCATCTACTCATCAGTGGTGTCATTCTACCTCCCCTTCATAGTGACACTTCTGGTCTACATCCGCATCTACGTCTTCCTCaggcggaggaggaagaggataaCGTTTCGCCAGGCCAGTGGCCAGGCTCAGGCTGCCCAGCCACCTGCA GAGACTTGTTTGCAGGAGGAGACTCATAAAGAGAGACATGACCTGTCCCCCATCCAGCTCAATGTGGTAAAT GAGAGCTCCGAGAAGGTCCTTCGTCCCAAGCTTCTCCCTGGCTGTCTGCATCGCAAACGCCTACGGACCGTGCCCGCTAAGAACTCCCTGCTGCCCCCAGTGGACATTCAGAACTACTGCAGCATAAGCCATGCCTCCTTTGCCCGCACTGAACAGGAGCCCAACCAGGAGGACGAAGAGGGACAGGAGGAAGGCCAGGTGGCCATGAGGAGCTGTGAAGTGAAGGAGTCGTCCAACGGGCGTACGCACACCACCCTCCAGCCACTCCCTCGTGGACCACCCAGGTCCACCCAGGCCCGCCACAGGACTATGCACTCCAGGGAGAAGAAAGCTACACAAACGCTGGCTATTGTACTGG GGGTCTTCCTCATCTGCTGGCTACCCTTCTTTGTGACTCACATCTTGAACACTCACTGCAGAAAGTGCTACATACCCCCTGAGCTCTACAGCGCCTTCACCTGGCTGGGCTACGTCAACAGTGCCCTGAACCCTGTCATTTAcaccaccttcaacatcgagtttCGCCGTGCCTTCATCAGAATTCTTACATGCTGA
- the drd3 gene encoding D(3) dopamine receptor isoform X2 — MRSSSSLQKHNRSLPHMAMFHSGEWLWNDSEQSFSTGTNSSLAPDLHEGLLNYYAMLYSLLILAIVFGNVLVCLAVVRERSLQTTTNYLVVSLAVSDLLVASLVMPWAVYLEVVGGAWLFSRLYCNIFVTLDVMMCTASILNLCAISIDRYTAVVMPVLYNTTHTSRKRVSVMIATVWILAFAVSCPLLFGFNTTVTLLVYIRIYVFLRRRRKRITFRQASGQAQAAQPPAETCLQEETHKERHDLSPIQLNVVNESSEKVLRPKLLPGCLHRKRLRTVPAKNSLLPPVDIQNYCSISHASFARTEQEPNQEDEEGQEEGQVAMRSCEVKESSNGRTHTTLQPLPRGPPRSTQARHRTMHSREKKATQTLAIVLGVFLICWLPFFVTHILNTHCRKCYIPPELYSAFTWLGYVNSALNPVIYTTFNIEFRRAFIRILTC; from the exons ATGCGTTCCAGTTCTTCGCTGCAGAAACATAACAG GTCTCTCCCACACATGGCAATGTTTCACAGTGGTGAATGGTTGTGGAATGATTCAGAGCAGTCATTCAGCACAGGGACAAACTCCAGCCTGGCTCCAGACCTCCACGAGGGCCTGTTGAACTACTATGCCATGCTCTATTCACTGCTCATCTTGGCCATTGTATTCGGCAATGTTCTCGTATGCCTGGCAGTGGTCCGAGAGAGGTCTCTCCAGACTACCACTAACTACCTTGTGGTGAGTCTGGCAGTGTCGGATCTGCTAGTGGCTTCTCTCGTCATGCCTTGGGCTGTCTACTTGGAG GTGGTTGGGGGTGCCTGGCTGTTCAGTCGTCTGTACTGCAACATCTTTGTGACTCTTGATGTGATGATGTGTACTGCCAGCATCCTTAACCTGTGCGCCATCAGCATTGACAG GTACACAGCCGTGGTAATGCCTGTCTTGTACAACACTACTCACACTTCTCGTAAAAGGGTGTCCGTCATGATTGCTACTGTATGGATTCTGGCCTTTGCTGTCTCCTGCCCCCTACTGTTTGGTTTCAATACTACAG TGACACTTCTGGTCTACATCCGCATCTACGTCTTCCTCaggcggaggaggaagaggataaCGTTTCGCCAGGCCAGTGGCCAGGCTCAGGCTGCCCAGCCACCTGCA GAGACTTGTTTGCAGGAGGAGACTCATAAAGAGAGACATGACCTGTCCCCCATCCAGCTCAATGTGGTAAAT GAGAGCTCCGAGAAGGTCCTTCGTCCCAAGCTTCTCCCTGGCTGTCTGCATCGCAAACGCCTACGGACCGTGCCCGCTAAGAACTCCCTGCTGCCCCCAGTGGACATTCAGAACTACTGCAGCATAAGCCATGCCTCCTTTGCCCGCACTGAACAGGAGCCCAACCAGGAGGACGAAGAGGGACAGGAGGAAGGCCAGGTGGCCATGAGGAGCTGTGAAGTGAAGGAGTCGTCCAACGGGCGTACGCACACCACCCTCCAGCCACTCCCTCGTGGACCACCCAGGTCCACCCAGGCCCGCCACAGGACTATGCACTCCAGGGAGAAGAAAGCTACACAAACGCTGGCTATTGTACTGG GGGTCTTCCTCATCTGCTGGCTACCCTTCTTTGTGACTCACATCTTGAACACTCACTGCAGAAAGTGCTACATACCCCCTGAGCTCTACAGCGCCTTCACCTGGCTGGGCTACGTCAACAGTGCCCTGAACCCTGTCATTTAcaccaccttcaacatcgagtttCGCCGTGCCTTCATCAGAATTCTTACATGCTGA